Part of the Nymphalis io chromosome 8, ilAglIoxx1.1, whole genome shotgun sequence genome, ttctaGATTTCTAGAAGCATTGACTTctgaaataaatttcttaaatataattttgtattatttacttatcaccaatgtttacattactttgtgatactttttttattacactcaCACCATTAACCAACGTCATAATGATAACAAAACAGTGTGCCTAGTAcgagtttttttacttaatcgAGAGATGAGGGTTCtcctgactggcctaggccagtctgggtacgggcctcggggttgcccccctacccgggctgctcctccccgacggttcatccGTCGTGTCCTTATGTTTTGGCccagagggccagggtcgttgtcACCCAGTGGCTGTTTTTCCTATGTGGTTTGATGTTGTTCACGGGTGTTTTCGTCCTAccgtgtctccagatcgtcgtcgtcctcttcaccgatgcccgcatcggcgcAGATGGTTggcgacagtaggagctcacgaggtaacggatgcccctcaggtggtctgcaTGAAGCGGTGCAATACtgtggaggtgtacgctcgcactgctatccgCTTTTGcgaatagcgagcgagcgagcttgcggacgaactcctccacggtgggcgtcctggtgtctcgatGAATGACGTCATTcctgacgtacctcggagctcctacaatcatacgcaggcatcggttctgttcgatctgaatcctccgcttctggtacgctgagcagagtgcgtaccaggcgggggccgcattcgtcaggcgcgagcggacgtaggcaccgtagaccctcagtctggtcttcaTAGGAAGCCGCGAAGTGAAGAGGGTGTACAACTTAcaccgggcagccgcggcatgactcaccaccttgttaacggtgggtatcatgcgcagcctgcggtccaagtgacaccccaagtagcagactgaggtctgccactccacgtcctggcctcggaaggtgagccgacgcatcggcttgtcagcaccgacaagcagagcggccgtcttaccaacgttgacagccatcctccacttgtctatccaatccggtatcagatccaacacaCGCTGCAACTTACTTAATCGCTAGGTACTACGTATGGAATtctgattattgtcactagatggagCTGTTCATCTCTAAATCGCAGTTAACGTCAActctatcgaataagtaaaaaaaatcgcaCTTAACACACTGTAGATGGTACACAAGACGGTCTTATTGCTAAAGCAATCTCTTATTCTGCAACCAAGGGCGGAAAGATATCcaagatatatagatatataaatattgactaATACGTATATAGAGACTtgctttaagatattttattgcgttaggtacttaatattatttacttcctTAATAACCATAGTATGcagtttgtttaataataatttagattttttaaatatgggttttataagaattaataaaaaagaaatgattcaaaaacatttattgacgTGTAGAAATTTTAGTACAAACAGAAATTTTGTGCTACATATACGTGGTCCGGCTACCAACGATTAACTTGCCTAGCCTAATTTACGCAGTTAAGCAAATAAGTtatcaagttaaaaaaatataagaaagatatttttgaatacaatgtattaaattaataaaatgtgaatatgtatactaaattttattattaccagtATCAAAGATGTGTACAAAATTTAATCCACACATGTTTCATTTACAgagtcaaataaaaattttaagggTTGTGACTACAGgtaaagggacataacatattagtccCCAATctactcaattttattttatactaggaAGAAGATATTCAGCAAACTATTTCTCATAGATATTTGTAATCGAgtaattggtggtagggctttgtgcaagcacgtctcgtaggtaccacccattcatcagatattcaaccgcaaaacagcagtacttggtattgttgtgttccggtttaaaaggtgagtgagccagtgtaattacaggcacaagggacataatatcttagttcccaaggttggtaaattggctatgtaaggattggttattatttcttacatcaccaatgtctataagcggtgatcacttacaTTATCGTCTACTGACACGGCTTAACTGCGTAAACTGGTTTTACAAAAGTGCATTACAATAAAATGGTACTAAACGTGTAGCCgttgcatatatattttaagatcgAACATGATAGgcatattttgataatattttttttattctaccaAATATTTTTGGctgtatttattctattttcattttgaattttgtttattatgcaATGCATAACATtaacaaagttatatatatataataatataattgtcaaaATTAAACCGCACAATATATTTGGGATATACACCTtgaaaaatattgctgtttgataaTTAACAAGTTAAATGCTTATAGTTAATGAAAAACCATCTGCaatgtcttattttttataattgttagttgtttaataatgtttatagtttaattttaacaataatatttgtagAAGATCACATTTTATATCAGTACCcatttatagtaaaattgttaaattagtcATTTAATCAGACAACCTAGAAACAATACATTCAGcgcgaaatattattaattaattttataactacatCTAGTATAGAAAATAAATGCTAACTCTATCTAAGTACCAACCATTTTACAGTCTTCCGCATAACGTGTTCGTTTCGGACTTAGAAATTAAACGAAggcacaatttaaataaattccctCAATTTCTCAATTCTGCGTGAATTCGAACGATGTCATCTTTAAATATCATAACATGTTGATATGCTACAGGCAACACTATAATTGTCATTATAAAGATCTATTTGCCTTATCaacatgataaatatttactttacttatgtTTTTTAGACGATGATTCGTTGAACAATACTGTATCTTTTTctgtcgaatgtcaaatcattgatgacagaaagagtgaaatatgtttaaaaaaacatccGCTAATTAACAATTGTTATAATCGAGGCTATTAATGATATTTCGAATTCACCATCgagtttaaaatttgtttttatataataagttcagAAGATATATCATACCTcgataatttatttagatactAATTGTCAATTTAATACATGTAATCACagtgacaattaatatttttctattaaaaatatatataaattgtaattgcaCGTTGATTTATAAACAGAAATCAAACCACATTATTGCAATATTACACATGTAACGAAAATAAATagcacattataaaaaaaaatccaaatcggCCAATGGTAATTTGCTTATGTTTCTAATTGACAAGTTAGAAATTCTGGCCGTATATCCGATTGTTATAAGCCATCCTTAAGCTGAACTACCGAATAGTTGCTTTCTTTCTTAACCCTATACGTTAGAAAGAGatagcaataatttttaatagtgtTATGTTCTTCTATCAAAGATTCGGGTGGAATATCAATTGAATAGTGGgacagattatttattattgcggaTGGTTATTGCGTATATGCTAATTTGTTGTGCAGCATATTCAGTTTCGGGTTTTTgatgcattttatatttacagttacaaattttaaaagtattaaaaactcACTTCTACTATAATTCAATAATGTGGTTAACTTCCCGTTTCTACCAAAAGTTTCGTCCAATAGTTtgttaaagacaaataaatcataattccAGCACAGATAATTTTTAGTGCTTTCCTTCCAGAGccttactaattaaataattatcatagaGTGCACTCGGTGGACTGTTACGACTTAAGCCATAACATAATagcaaatatactttatttctaGACATTATATTCTCAGAACAAACTTCAAAGCAATCACCAGAAAGAGacaagtatatatttgtaaaccACCTCACAGAATACTCGTCTCTCATTGTATGCATAAATATTATCCGAGTGATACTATGTATCTAGAAATAAAATCATTGCAAAATAGTACATACTAAGTTtagttactttatattaaatttaattaaagattcaTAGAGTGGAGTTAAAAATATTGGAGAGTATTTCTTCAAAGTTATTTTTGCTAACTTTGCTAAATGTGCGAATTTTGTCTGCGTAATATTTAACTGTAATCCACATTTCAACGCTCTGCAGTGAAAACTCACgattgcataaaatataattttaatggatACAAAATCTGTTGAAAAAGTATATGAcgaataaaatacacatttaaatttatttaaaaaatatcacagaAGACGgtttcaaagatttttttaatcataaagaTATGGAATTAAACGCATCCCAGAGATGTGCTCTTTCGTTATtgttacgatattttttatctaagaaagggaaaaaattaaaaaaaaaaaaagaattcgtGCGCTATATTTTCACTGTAGAGCGATGATTTCtagatatgtattataaatttggtATATCATTAGTACCAGCACCAGAAttgaatattttggtttttgaaAACAATGTCGTATTACACCTTTATATTAACTATGGTGCCTGAATGGCTCCCAAAATCacgtaaacaatttttttatttttgttaacctatatataatctgttacaggttacatttaaaaaaatagacgcAACTATTCTGGAGAAATTTCAcgcaagaaaaatatataaaaaaaagcattattttttaaagacatcgctgagttttttttttaaaaaaaaaagacctaTCTTTAGGGTTTGATTTGTTATGTTAAGTATTTTggaacaaataattaaagaagaTCCAGATCTGGTGTTACGTAGCGTTTGatatcattttcaaatttataaccaTACAATCGTGCctgaaaaaaatctattatagcTTAGACAAAAAGTGCGATGATTTATAGTGCAATACaactaaaatgtaaaaatttacaCAACCACATCtaacaatatacaatatagtattgaattttaatattttttttcttacttttgtCATTTATATCAAATCTAACATTCAAATTGACCTGATTACAAAAATCTCATAACATATTATAGAACAAATTTTTAGTGCAGattctttgaaataaattcGACATTTTCATTCAAACTCGTTTAAATTTAACTGTTGTCACTGTCCGTTATTGTGGAACTGGTCATTCTTATAACTGGATTCTGATTGGAGTCGCTCGAGTCACATTCTACCATCAGAATATCATCGGGACTCTCATTCCTATCGGAGTTACTCTCCGTATACGTCCCAGTTGGCGATTTATCTTCAATAACAGCTTTCAAGTACGACTCGCGATCCATCATAGTAGTGTCCCTAGCTAGAGCGAGAACATCCAATGACATCATGCTTTTACACTTCTCTGTCTTACTTATTGGTTTAGAATTTTCATGAATAATTTCTCGACTTTTCGATTTAGTTCGCGATAAATTTGATTCTGTTTTCCAAGTATCGCTTGGTGGGTGATTTTTGTGTGCCGTGTTAGTGCTAGTCGAGGGAGCGCTGGCATTCCTTGGTGTGCTCGCAGTGAATTTGGATTTTTTCTGCTGATTCGTTTCCTTCATCATCAGCAACTGATCTAGTTTATTGATAGTTTCGTTCAGTTCCTGCGCCCAGGCTTCATCTGTCTCCGCGTCTCCTTTATCTATGGGTTTGAGAGCTAGTTCCCTGACTCGCATTCTGAGTTCTTGGAGGCTTGATTCTTCATCCTTTTCTATACCTTCTACTTGTGTCTCATCATGTACTGGGTCTCTTTCAGCTCCAACACCTGGTTCTCGAGGTCCTACTGGTATAGTGTCTTTGCCTGGAGGGTATTCGCCTCTCCGTCTATGTATTTCTTCGGATATTTCCTCGAGAGCTTTAAGAGATTTCGAATATCTAAATTTAGCGTCAGCGATGAGCCGCTGTAACTTCTCTATCTTCTCATTTTGTGCTTGTAATTGCTCGTCACATAATTTTTTCTCTTCGAAATAAActcttgattttataatattccgtTTAAGATTTTCTTCCAATTGCGTTAcctaaaacataataaacattttttgacttcatttgaattgaattaatatttatctgaaTAATTCTCGTAATATTAATCGTACGATACCTTTTGCTCAGCAATAATGTAAGCGGCCGCTTTTTTCTGATGCTCGCGCCCGCTTTCCGCTTTTCGTTTTTCAGCATCCATAACCTTCAACAACAAACAAATACGGTCACTTTcctattagtatttttttaaagttaattttgtatatttaaacaatatttactttgCTTGATTAATTACATAACAAGTACAATACTATTTGTAGTAtttgacgagccagttggcgtggttggtagaacacttgcctttcacgccgaaacgttcgattcccacccaggacagacatttgtgtgcatgaacatgtctgtttgtcctgagtctgggtgtaattatctatataagtatgtatttacaaaagaaaagtagtatatgtagtatatcagttgtctggtttccatagcacaagctttgtacaagcttaatttgggatggccgtgtgtgaaaaaaatgtcccgggatattattataattattatttctgaaCAAATCCATTCATAGGATCTAATATCAACGGAGACTAGTCTACTTCTACGGATATTGTTGAGTATATTTTGCGTTTGTTAAAATGAATCGCTGCGATAAATCTTTTTGAATGATCTGATACCTTAATGATAGCATGGTTGAGGACTTCCTGCCAGTTACTGTCGAATTGCCACTCATCTTGCTTGCTTACGAAACGCTGCTCCGCTAATGTCACCGTCTCTTTTGCCGCTGCGTGTAGCTCTGaaattacatttgtataaatttcCATTCAATATATTCGACACCAAATCGATAATTGGGTTTACTTTTAGACAttacttagcggctgtttagtgaaatacttatttttctctttctgtcattattgttttgacattcaaaagaaggagacagcattgtttactAATCACCTGCTAAACAATGTTATAGTAA contains:
- the LOC126770191 gene encoding SH3 domain-binding protein 5 homolog isoform X1 → MSRMFPVSTCCLLLPFVWDYRVRVPCDCLKFFKTFQVELEKLNAATDEINKLELELDESMKTFHLLLNETSRRLQALTKRLGTCVDKSRPYHDAVTAASTARSECQRAAVQFQRASELHAAAKETVTLAEQRFVSKQDEWQFDSNWQEVLNHAIIKVMDAEKRKAESGREHQKKAAAYIIAEQKVTQLEENLKRNIIKSRVYFEEKKLCDEQLQAQNEKIEKLQRLIADAKFRYSKSLKALEEISEEIHRRRGEYPPGKDTIPVGPREPGVGAERDPVHDETQVEGIEKDEESSLQELRMRVRELALKPIDKGDAETDEAWAQELNETINKLDQLLMMKETNQQKKSKFTASTPRNASAPSTSTNTAHKNHPPSDTWKTESNLSRTKSKSREIIHENSKPISKTEKCKSMMSLDVLALARDTTMMDRESYLKAVIEDKSPTGTYTESNSDRNESPDDILMVECDSSDSNQNPVIRMTSSTITDSDNS
- the LOC126770191 gene encoding SH3 domain-binding protein 5 homolog isoform X2, whose protein sequence is MEESSFTIPADDNGDTELDPRIQVELEKLNAATDEINKLELELDESMKTFHLLLNETSRRLQALTKRLGTCVDKSRPYHDAVTAASTARSECQRAAVQFQRASELHAAAKETVTLAEQRFVSKQDEWQFDSNWQEVLNHAIIKVMDAEKRKAESGREHQKKAAAYIIAEQKVTQLEENLKRNIIKSRVYFEEKKLCDEQLQAQNEKIEKLQRLIADAKFRYSKSLKALEEISEEIHRRRGEYPPGKDTIPVGPREPGVGAERDPVHDETQVEGIEKDEESSLQELRMRVRELALKPIDKGDAETDEAWAQELNETINKLDQLLMMKETNQQKKSKFTASTPRNASAPSTSTNTAHKNHPPSDTWKTESNLSRTKSKSREIIHENSKPISKTEKCKSMMSLDVLALARDTTMMDRESYLKAVIEDKSPTGTYTESNSDRNESPDDILMVECDSSDSNQNPVIRMTSSTITDSDNS